In Chitinibacter sp. FCG-7, the genomic stretch AACAAAACACCGCCGCAGCGCAAGAACAAAGGCAACGGGCATGCCATGAAGCGCCTGCGATTAGTGGTGAAATTGACGGCCAGCCATTTACCTGGCTGGCGGATGCCGACCCGCGCATGGGCCCGGCCTTCGAGGCCATCATCGACGGTGATTACCACTGGCTGGCGCCAGAAATGCTAACTCAAATACGCTTTTTCCCGCCACAGACCTTGTTTGACCTGATTTGGCGTCAGGCCATCATCACCACCCACGCAGGCGAAGAACTGGCAGCACTGATTCCGGCCCGCTATCCCGGATCGGAAAGCGCAGATGATCAGCACGCACTCTGCCGTGCTACTCGTTGGATCGAACAGCCGCACGACAGCTGGCATGGCCAGGGCCAGCGGATACTGGCAAGCGATGGTGAAGACTTCAATCTATTGTCCATCGTTTCGCTAAGTTTTGACGCTAACAGCAAGGCCGCTGATCAATGAGTTGCCCCCGCTCTCCTTTGCCCTGGGGCATGGCAGACCCTATTGGTATGGCCTGCGACTATGCCCGCACGCTCACTTTGCTGGGGCAAGGCGCCAATCCGCAACCCGTCGGGTTCGATTTAAAACAAGGCCAACGCCACTTCGGCTACAAGACATTGTGTGATGCGCTCAAAGAGCTGGGCATGTATGAACGCCAAAAAGGCACAGTGCGCTTTGTCCGTGATGTGATTGATGCAGGCGAATTAATCAGGGGCAATCTGCATATCACGCATCATCCAGTGATTGGCGGGGGTAAATCGGGCGATAGCAAAATAGAAGACACCGAATTCCGCGATCCGCGCATCCCGCTGTATTACGACATTGAATATGTTGAGGTGGCCTATGCACTGGAGCGCCAGTTTATTAACAGCCCCAGCATGTACGCTTTGTGGACCGGCATCAAACCATTAGCCAGTACAGCCAAAGTAGCCAGCGACACGCTCGGAGCGATTGAAGCCATGGAAAGCATCAGCGATCTGCGCAAAGTCTGGCAAACCATGAGTAGCAGCTATTCGGGTCAGACCTTTAATCCGATCAAGCAGTACTGGAGCGGCCAGAATAAGCGCGGGCTCTGGCTAGGCAAACTGATTGCACGTGAATTTAACAGCATTCTCGACTTTGCCGAACAGTTTTCAGTCAATGAAACCAGCGGCAAAGTAGACCCCATTTTGAATCGGGTGCGCATGAATGTTTTCTAAGCTCGAAATTGAAATGGACAACCCAGAGACAACACGGTTACGACTGGTCTTGTTGCTGGATACCTTGCTCTGCACACTGTACGGCGTTTCCATCACCGCTAGCAGCCTGATTGCAGGGGGCGAATTATCTAGGCGCGAAGGCACAAACCAGCAGCTACTACTCACCATTGGGCTAATTATTAGCGGAATATTGCTACTAAAAGCACTGGCTAGCTGGCGTGCCCGTACACAAAGCTGCGGCTGGCTTGGCCTTAGCCTGCTGATAGGTCTGCCATTCTGGCTACTACCTCTCTTGATCGGCTTCATGTTTCTGCTTGTACCATTGCTGGATGGCGGTGAGCCGTTTGGATCTCTCTGGGTAGTGCCTGGCATCTATCTCGGGCTGTTTTTCTTCATGGGTCCCACCATGGCCCTCCCTATCGAAGTGTACCCATTCTGGCGTAACAACGGCTCAGTAGCCACGCCATCTCAATCTGCTAGCCAGCAAAGCTGGCTGCCGCATTCCCGAGGTTAATCATGTTCAGCACCCGTACCTTCCGCCTGCGCAGCCCTT encodes the following:
- a CDS encoding type VI secretion system accessory protein TagJ, translating into MTTILSPQTLAEQLTEIQDRVRNAPSDPQHRIALTQLLCANGQWERAHLQIEHLQKADQAYARFTQTYGGAIRGEQLRLQVFTGLAAPHYLPNTPDWLLDLAIALQLEQQQNTAAAQEQRQRACHEAPAISGEIDGQPFTWLADADPRMGPAFEAIIDGDYHWLAPEMLTQIRFFPPQTLFDLIWRQAIITTHAGEELAALIPARYPGSESADDQHALCRATRWIEQPHDSWHGQGQRILASDGEDFNLLSIVSLSFDANSKAADQ